A genomic stretch from Marinimicrobium sp. C6131 includes:
- the trxB gene encoding thioredoxin-disulfide reductase: protein MSEAQHHRLIILGSGPAGYTAAIYAARANLKPVLITGMQQGGQLTTTTDVENWPGGVSDLQGPDLMVQMQQHAERFDTQIIFDHIHETDLSERPYRLTGNETYTCDALIIATGASAQYIGLPSEEAFMGKGVSACATCDGFFYRDQKVAVVGGGNTAVEEALYLSNIASEVTLIHRRDKLRAEKILQDKLFAKAENGNIRIIWDHTLDEVLGDDNGVTGARLRSMLNESTQEIDVQGVFIAIGHKPNTDIFAGQLDMKDGYIKIKSGLNGNATATSVPGVFAAGDVSDHVYRQAITSAGAGCMAALDAEKYLDDL from the coding sequence ATGAGCGAAGCACAGCATCATCGCCTGATTATCCTCGGTTCGGGTCCCGCCGGTTACACAGCGGCCATCTACGCGGCCCGTGCCAACCTGAAGCCGGTGCTGATTACCGGCATGCAGCAGGGTGGCCAGTTGACCACCACCACGGATGTGGAGAACTGGCCGGGCGGTGTCTCTGACCTGCAGGGGCCGGACCTGATGGTGCAGATGCAGCAACACGCTGAGCGCTTTGACACGCAGATCATTTTTGACCACATCCATGAGACGGACCTGAGCGAACGCCCTTACAGGCTGACGGGCAATGAAACCTATACCTGTGATGCACTGATTATCGCCACCGGGGCATCCGCCCAGTATATCGGCCTGCCCTCGGAAGAGGCCTTTATGGGCAAAGGCGTCAGCGCCTGCGCGACCTGCGACGGCTTTTTTTACCGCGACCAGAAAGTGGCCGTGGTGGGCGGTGGCAACACTGCGGTTGAAGAGGCACTGTACCTGTCCAATATCGCCAGTGAAGTCACCCTGATTCACCGTCGTGACAAATTGCGTGCCGAGAAGATCCTGCAGGACAAACTGTTCGCCAAAGCCGAGAACGGCAACATCAGGATCATCTGGGATCATACCCTGGATGAAGTGCTGGGCGATGACAACGGCGTCACCGGCGCCCGCCTGCGCAGCATGCTCAATGAAAGCACCCAGGAAATCGATGTCCAGGGCGTGTTCATCGCCATCGGCCACAAGCCCAACACCGATATCTTCGCCGGCCAGTTGGACATGAAAGACGGCTACATCAAGATCAAGAGCGGCTTGAACGGCAATGCCACGGCCACCAGCGTACCCGGTGTGTTTGCCGCGGGCGATGTGTCGGACCACGTGTATCGCCAGGCCATTACCTCTGCCGGCGCCGGCTGTATGGCGGCACTGGACGCTGAAAAATACCTGGACGACCTGTAA